The nucleotide sequence AATCTCGGCGACATCCGATCTCGATCGAGACTATCGAAGTGTTCGCCGGCGTGTGGAGAAGGTTTTCCACTCGCTGGCGAACCCGCGTCGCGTCCACGTCCCCGCATATGCGGCGGTCGTGCGATGAGGGAGTGTAGTCCGTGAATAGGACCGAAAACGAGCGAGCGTCCCACCCCGCCAGGGATGCCGGCGAACGCGCTTCTCAAGAAAACGATGCGCGCGCTTCACGGAACGTGGTGCCGTTCACGCGCGCCGTGATCCCGTTTCCGCGAAAGAACTACTCATACATGCCGGCTGCGGCTCCGGAGGAGGACGTCGTCGGCGCGTCGCACGACGACGACCCGGGGCCGAGTGCGGCCTGAACCAGACGACTCGACGGAGGATGGTATGTTGCAAAAGAAACCGCGCCCAGCCGCTAGACCGAGAATCAAGATGACCTCGGAGGATCACGCGCGCCTGTCGCGCTTGGCTGCGGTCGCCATGGATCGAATGCCCGGAGTTGCATCGTTTCTATCCGACGAGATCGATCGGGCGCAAATCATAAGCGGCGGTAGATCCGGCGGGGAATTTGCGAAAATGGGCTGCCAAGTCGAGTT is from Methylobacterium radiodurans and encodes:
- the rnk gene encoding nucleoside diphosphate kinase regulator; amino-acid sequence: MLQKKPRPAARPRIKMTSEDHARLSRLAAVAMDRMPGVASFLSDEIDRAQIISGGRSGGEFAKMGCQVEFRDNSTGKSQTVTLVYPGEADIERGRVSVLTPIGAALIGLSVGQSIDWETRNGSVKRLTVLEVREPATV